GCGGCGATGATCGTCGGGACGTCGAGCGTGCTCATGAGGACAGCATCGACCCGTGTCGCGATCAGCGCCAGCCCAGTGCGGGAGCCACGTGCGTCAGCAGGCTCTCGATCACGTGGGCGTTGTAGTCGACCCCGAGCTGGTTCGGGACGGTCAGCAACAGCGTGTCGGCGGCCGCGATCGCCTCGTCCTCGGCGAGCTCCTTCACCAGCACGTCCGGCTCGGCCGCGTAGGAGCGTCCGAACCGCGCCGAGCCTCCGTCGAGGAAGCCGACCTGGTCGGTGCTGCGCGACTCGTGGCCGAAGTAGGCCCGGTCGAGGTCGGACACCAGCGGGAAGATGCTGCGGCTCACCGAGACGCGGGGCTCGCGCTCGTGGCCGGCCTCCTTCCACGCGTCGCGGAAGCGCTGGATCTGCTCGGCCTGGAGCTGGTGGAACGGCACGCCCGTGTCCTCGGTGAGCAGGGTCGAGCTCATCAGGTTCATGCCCTGCTCGGCGGTCCACTCGGCGGTCGCGCGCGAGCCGGCGCCCCACCAGATGCGGTCGCGGAGTCCGGGCGAGTGCGGCTCCAGCGGGAGAGGGCCCGGAGGGTTCGGGAACATCGGCCGTGGGTTCGGCTCGGCGAAGCCCTCCCCCTTGAGCACCTCCATCAGCACCTGCGTGTGACCGCGGGCCATGTCGGCGTCGCTCATGCCCTCGGGCGGCTCGAATCCGAAGTACCGGTAGCCGGCGATGACCTGCTCCGGTGATCCCCGGCTGATGCCCAGCTGCAGCCGTCCGCCGGAGATGAGGTCGGCGGCGGCGGCGTTCTCGGCGAAGTACAGGGGGTTCTCGTACCGCATGTCGATGACGCCGGTGCCCAGCTCGATCCGGCTCGTGCGTGCGGCCGCCGCGGCGAGCAGCGGGAACGGCGACGCCAGCTGCCGGGCGAAGTGGTGCACGCGGAAGTACGCGCCGTCGGCGCCCAGCTCCTCGGCCGCGACCGCGAGGTCGATCGACTGCAGGAGCGTGTCCCGGGCCGAGCGGGTCGCCGACTGGGGCGAGTCGGACCAGTGCCCGAACGACAGGAAGCCGATGTTCTTCATGTCCTGGTCAACGCTGCGCGGCGCCGATCATTCCGCGATCACCAACAGATCGCCGATCTCGCAGTCGAGCGCCTCGCAGACGGCCGTCAGGGTGGTGAACCGGATGGCGCGGGCGCGATCGTTCTTCAGCACCGACAGGTTGACCACGGTGACGCCGACGATCTCGGCCAGCCGGGTGAGCGTCATCCCCCGCTCGGCCAGCAGCTCGTCGAGCCGGCAGTGCACCCGGTGCTCGTCGTCCTCCGGCGGCATCAGACCAGCCCTTCGGCGTCCCGCTGCATCCGCTCCCCCGCGTGGAACGCCGCGGCCAGGCTGCCCACGACGATCGCGATGAACAGGTACATCGGCGAGAACTGCATCGATACCGAGACGTCGGCCGCCTCGGGCGTGACCGTGGCCAGCGCACCGTTGCTGGCCATCGTCCGCGCCAGGGAGCTCACGAGCCAGCCCCCGACGATCAGCAGGGACGTCGTCGTGACCAACCGGGTGTTCGTCCTGCTGAAGAACACGCCACCGGCGAGGTTCCGGCACAGCCACGAGATGCACACCATGACCCCGATGACTGCCACGGCCGGGACGACGACGGCGGCGATCGCCGAGACGTAGCTCGCCGGCGCGAGGTCCGAGACCCGGATCGTCGCATGGTCCAGATCGACCCGGACGGGCTCGGCCAGCCCGGCGATCGCGATCGCCTGCTGCTGGCTCTCGAAGTACACCTCGACCGGGACGTCCTGGTTGGGCAGGATCTGCAGGACCCGGCGCACCGCGCCGATCGCCGTGCCCACGATGACCGCGGCCGCGAGGGCGACGGCGAGCCAGAGGTCCGAACGGGTGGCGGTGCCGAAGGGCGCTTTCATGGGAACCTCGCTCCATATCGTTTGTCGATGTTATCGAAACACGATATGTGACCCGCGTCAAACGTCCGGCGCCGCACCGCCCGCGCCTGACATGATTCCGGCATGGCCGTCACCCGTCTCGTCGCCACGACCGACGCCGAGGCGCTCGCCGACGTCCTGCGCCGCAATCGCCGCGCCATGGCCGCCCTCGAGCCGAAGCGACCCGAGATCTACTTCACCGAGAAGGGGCAGCGCGCGATCATCCAGGACGCGCTGCGGCGGTACGAGGAGGGCGTGTCGTTCCCTCGCGTGATCCTCGGTCCCGACGACTCCGTGGTCGGGCGGGTCAACCTCAACGAGATCGTCCGCGGCCCCTCGATGAAGGGCGTGCTCGGCTACTACGTCGACGAGGCGCACCAAGGCCGTGGGCTGGCCAGCGCCGCGGTGGACGAGATCGTGCAGCTGGCGTTCGTGCGCCTCGGACTGCACCGGATCGAGGCCGGGACACGCCTGGACAACCACTCCAGCCAGCGCGTCCTGGAGAAGAACGGCTTCGTCCGATTCGGCGTGGCGCGCGACTACCTGCGTCTCGCCGGCACGTGGCACGACCACGTCCTCTACGAGCGCATCTTCGGCGACTGACCTAGCGTCGGAGCATGAAGACGATCGGCAGGATCCTGCTCGGGGGCATGCTCGCGTTCGCGGGCGTCGGCC
This genomic interval from Aeromicrobium choanae contains the following:
- a CDS encoding GNAT family N-acetyltransferase, whose translation is MAVTRLVATTDAEALADVLRRNRRAMAALEPKRPEIYFTEKGQRAIIQDALRRYEEGVSFPRVILGPDDSVVGRVNLNEIVRGPSMKGVLGYYVDEAHQGRGLASAAVDEIVQLAFVRLGLHRIEAGTRLDNHSSQRVLEKNGFVRFGVARDYLRLAGTWHDHVLYERIFGD
- a CDS encoding LLM class flavin-dependent oxidoreductase, translating into MKNIGFLSFGHWSDSPQSATRSARDTLLQSIDLAVAAEELGADGAYFRVHHFARQLASPFPLLAAAAARTSRIELGTGVIDMRYENPLYFAENAAAADLISGGRLQLGISRGSPEQVIAGYRYFGFEPPEGMSDADMARGHTQVLMEVLKGEGFAEPNPRPMFPNPPGPLPLEPHSPGLRDRIWWGAGSRATAEWTAEQGMNLMSSTLLTEDTGVPFHQLQAEQIQRFRDAWKEAGHEREPRVSVSRSIFPLVSDLDRAYFGHESRSTDQVGFLDGGSARFGRSYAAEPDVLVKELAEDEAIAAADTLLLTVPNQLGVDYNAHVIESLLTHVAPALGWR
- a CDS encoding helix-turn-helix domain-containing protein is translated as MPPEDDEHRVHCRLDELLAERGMTLTRLAEIVGVTVVNLSVLKNDRARAIRFTTLTAVCEALDCEIGDLLVIAE
- a CDS encoding DUF2975 domain-containing protein; this translates as MKAPFGTATRSDLWLAVALAAAVIVGTAIGAVRRVLQILPNQDVPVEVYFESQQQAIAIAGLAEPVRVDLDHATIRVSDLAPASYVSAIAAVVVPAVAVIGVMVCISWLCRNLAGGVFFSRTNTRLVTTTSLLIVGGWLVSSLARTMASNGALATVTPEAADVSVSMQFSPMYLFIAIVVGSLAAAFHAGERMQRDAEGLV